Proteins encoded within one genomic window of Tigriopus californicus strain San Diego chromosome 12, Tcal_SD_v2.1, whole genome shotgun sequence:
- the LOC131892227 gene encoding uncharacterized protein LOC131892227, whose product MGKHTLAKLVLANLVVFCHSYNVNKSQITTLPQGAFTQIMEKRFISVMSCLSTCSEANGCNAVLVGPGSCQGGTVDLTYTGSASEPMENFLVERGATCRHKFRNKFASFPNQITLNDRLVFEGPAYTADTAEPFCQSYGSSLVTLKSREESLRLGIFMGMENRAHTALRNLDQSGPCENDNCDETNFRWLDGSVFDFSKKAFDKFIGITGTPYMRFHSDTNGVIRMTNIHHPSVTSSKY is encoded by the exons ATGGGGAAACACACACTGGCCAAATTGGTTCTCGCCAATCTTGTGGTCTTTTGCCATTCTTACAATGTTAATAAATCTCAAATAACAACTTTACCACAAGGAGCTTTCACTCAGATTATGGAAAAAAGGTTCATAAGCGTGATGTCTTGTCTCTCTACTTGTAGTGAGGCCAATGGTTGCAATGCTGTGCTCGTTGGTCCCGGTTCTTGCCAAGGTGGAACCGTGGATTTGACTTACACGGGATCGGCTTCTGAACCAATGGAGAACTTCTTAGTAGAACGAG GAGCAACATGTCGTCACAAATTCAGGAACAAGTTTGCTTCGTTCCCCAACCAAATCACGCTGAATGATAGACTTGTATTTGAAGGACCCGCCTATACAGCTGACACGGCAGAACCATTTTGCCAATCATACGGTTCGTCCTTGGTCACCCTGAAATCCAGGGAGGAGTCACTTCGTCTGGGCATTTTCATGG ggaTGGAAAACCGCGCTCACACTGCATTACGAAACCTTGATCAATCTGGCCCTTGCGAGAATGACAATTGTGATGAGACCAACTTCCGTTGGTTGGATGGGAGTGTATTCGATTTTTCCAAGAaggcttttgacaaatttATTGGTATTACAGGAACACCATACATGAGATTTCACAGCGACACAAATGGGGTCATTCGAATGACGAATATTCATCA TCCATCTGTTACGTCGTCAAAGTACTGA